The following nucleotide sequence is from Aerosakkonema funiforme FACHB-1375.
GGAAAAGTGCCTTTTCCTCCCACTTAAAGGAACAGAAAAATGCAATCGGAATGCTTGGTTTTAAAATAGGCTTGAGCACAGTCCAATCCACTCCCAAAGCTGTTAGCCGTCTACACAATAACCCTCATAGTACCTACGATTACCAATTTGGCACTGTAGTAGACCTAGAGCCTCGATCGGACAAACCAGTATCAATCCTGTGGCAACATGAGGAAAGCACAGATAACTATAGTCTACCAGAACTTCAACAAAATTTTATCAGCCCGATCGTACTGGTAAAAATTTCTGACCAAGTAGGCTATGTCAAGAGTGCCGATCGCAAATTCTACCAGGCTATCGTAGGTTTTGCATCAAAATCAGTAGCGCGTTCTTGGTGGCGAAGAATCAAAAAAGAACTGGGACATTTGAGTGACCTAAAACCCAACTATCATCCCGAAATCCAACACCTAAACAATCAAATGAAAGCCAAGTATTTTTATTTGGCTCAATTTCCCCGCCAAAAAACACTCAACGCACGACTACGACATCTGCAAACTGTAGCGAACTGGAACTTAACCAAACATCTGCATAGATAGCCAAAAAATGAATGTGAATTTTCATCTAAATTCATGGTACACCAGTATCGTTATAGCTAACTCATCCGGCTTATACTGCGACCATCTAGCTGTATGTCTCCTGCTGGAACTACTAGGAAATGTAACTCAACACAAAGACCCTTATCATCCAATATTCAGTAGTATAACTGCACTGGCGGATGCACTCAAAGCACCCATTGATGAGGTCAAGCATTCTCTAGAACTTTTGCATAAATTAGGCTTAATCCAAATTGATTATTGCCATGAACCAGAATTGTTTCTAGCTGGGATAATTTGCATAAAGCTGAATCAACGCAGAATTTCTGAATTATCCAAAACGAATGCAACAAACAACCGCAATGGATACATATACATAGTGCGTTCAGGGTCAAGCAACCTCTACAAAATTGGCCGCACCACCAACTTCCAGAAACGCCTGAAAACATTGCAGACATCCTGTGCCACTCAATTAACAGTTGTGAAAACTTTCTTCTCCCTTGATGCAGTGTCTTTAGAAAAAGCGGCTCATTGCAAATTTGCACATTTCAGACAGAAAGGAGAATGGTTTGAATTGAATTCAGAACAACTAACCCAACTATTATCCTGGCTTGAACATTGCCAATGAAGAAGGCATAAGGCTTTTATGCAGAAGGTAGGAAAGAAAAATATAAATACACTTTCACCCCAATTATGTCAAACCTAGAAACACAGTACGATTTTAACCAGAACACCATTCTAATTCACATTCAGTTATTACCCAAAACTGATGCAAATCAGCCTCGAAATGCGGTATTAGCTGTAGGCATCAAAAACTCCCCACCTATCATCACCAGCACCACCGTAGAACAGTTAGAACTCCCCACTCTAATTACGAAGATGTTATCCCAATTAGAAGCAGAACTACCTGAAAGAAAAGCGGCGGCTTTGAAATTAGCAGAAGAACAAGAAACAGAGGAAATCTCACAGAACTATAAGCAACGAAAAGTGGAAGCGCCACCCCCAGTTCCCTCATCCACTCAGACCTCGACTACTTCTCCTCAAAAACACCAACTAACTTTGTTTTAAACTATGTCTATAGTCATCCTTGAAGGTCAAAAAATCCCCCTGACTCCCGAACAATCTGTCACAGACGAAAGCATCGTCAATACCTTGCTACCTTTCTATCCAGATGTCGCCAATGCAACTATATCAAGGAAAGTTGTAGACGGCGAAGAACATATAGAAATCGTCAAAAAGGTAGGTACTAAAGGTAACTTCAACCTCATCAAGTCCCTGCAAACTGCACCAGAGTTAATTAATCCTGCACTTTCCCTTAGTTGGAAACTCAAACAACTGGAAATTCTGGGTCAATTAACATTAGAAACTCTGGTGAGTATCTCGGAAGAAATTGAAGTAGCGATCGCACAAGGAGAACAAGCAACTAAAGCTACCATCAGTACTATAGCACATTTAACCACTTCTCCCCCCATCCCTTCTAAATATCCAATTCCTAACTTCTAATAATGTCAGTTACAACTGCTGCCATTACACATTTGCGTTCTTGTCAAGTCCCTGTTTCTGTCGGACAGGGACTCGATTATTTAACGCAACTTAGAGAAAGTACGGTTTTACTTTCTCTCTACAAAGCCAACTTTCCCCATGAATGGGAAAAATCCACCGCATCTTACTTCCCGCAGGTTTCTAGCTGTCCGTATTCTCCCAGAGAAGTACAATTTTTAGAATTGGTTAATTCTCAACTATTTCCACTCGGTTTAGATTGCTTTGAATGGGAAGAAAGACTGCCTTTTATTCCCTTCTGGTCTCAAGAACTCGATTTCTACCAAAGGGAAATAGAAGAATTCGACCTGAGTCAACAATTTCTAATATGTCTGTATGACTCAACCTATCTACAAGGCGATTGGTCAACTCATTTTGGCATAAATCCAGGTTCAGTAATTACAGCCGATCGAATTGATTTCGACCAATTCAAGCAGCTATGTAGCCAAGCAGAGGAACCTTTATGCTATCTCTATGAAGCGATCGGTATTATCGACCACAGTACAGGTAGTATTTGGCTTGATGAAACTGAAGAATCTACTTTCTACTTTGAGTGGTCGCCATCAAACCTTTCTATCCTCGCTGCTGATTGGTTATTAGCAGAAGACTTCTGCCAAAAAGCAGAATTACTTCGTCTCTGGCTGAAAGAAAGTAACCAAAATAAACTTGCCGTTGTCCAACTTTGGAATGATGCAAACCCAGCCAAATTATGAATTTAGCAAACTTAGAAAGTCGGTCGTTTATAAATGCGATCGCACCCAAAGACATCCTCGCTTCCCTCTACATACTTGAAGGTCAATATTTACTAAGATACCAACAAGATGACCAAATCTTCACCAAATTCATCTCATCAGAAGCTGTCCGAAATGCGTTTTCTCAATTACCAGTTGACTCTGGGTTCCTCCCCAGTGGCATTGTCAGGTGGGGAAGCACTACCAAAGGAACTTTCATTGTCAAATTTATCCCCCCATCAACAAATAATCAACTTACCTTTACTGGGGATGCTCAAAATCAAATTTTTTCTATACCATTACCTGGATTAGTGTTAATGGGTATCGGTCGCCAATATTTTATTTGGGCAGTTAAAACCAAGCAATTTGACCCAAATGCCCAAGTATTCCACGCACCATTACCCAATATTAATACTTCAGGAGGAATTTGCTTCGGCAACAATTCCATTCCCGATGCTAGCAGCGAGACTATTGAATTTGTATGGCAATTATTTGGTAGCAGTCCATTCAATGGCGATAGCGTTGGTGGCAAATCAAAAATATTCCCATCAGATATCGCAAAACAACTAAATTACCTGCATAAACATCAAAAACGGAGTTATCCGTTGCGGGATTTAGTTGATTACCCCACTCGCCCAAAAACTATTAGAGAACTCATCGAATTCATGGTGAAACAAAGTTATGAATCAACTACCTTTAATTAACTACTTAATTGCTCATAAAAAACCCCTACCTGCCTGCAACGCTTCTATGTACGAGTTCATTCTAGCAGGTAACGGAGTTTTTATCCGAGCCGTGAGAGATGGATTGAGTGTCATTGCACCACTGGTTGAATGTAATATCCCCGGACTAGAGAAAATCGAACCTGAGTTTCATCTCGAATATCCTCTGGTTACCCGTGAATTGGTAGAAAAAATATTGCAGCTTTCCCAACAAGCTGCACCGAATGAAATACTCTTCCATTTGTACTACGAACAAGCATGGAAACTTAAGATTCCAGCCCAAATTAACAAAGAGGTAACTGTTACCCGATTAGATAGTTCTCCGAATGTATTGATAGAAATTCACAGTCATCACGTTTTACCTGCTAACTTTTCTGTTCAAGATGACTCTGAGGAATCAGGCTTCAAAATATATGGAGTCATCGGCACAATTTTTAGCCAACCGACATTGCGGTTGAGAGTGGGTATTTACCATCAAGTATTTTGGGAAATTCCCGCTTATTTGGTTTTCGATATCCCGACAAAAATTTACGACGCTACCTTAGTTGATTATGTCAGACTCCTCATACCCTAATGCACTTCCTATTCTCCTAACTCCCCACAAACAAATCCAATTCTTCCTGGTTGGTTGTGGGGGAACAGGAGGATTTCTAGCACCGATGTTAGCGAGGTTGATTGTAGCTTTAGAAAAGGGTGGTATTGCAGCGTCAGGAACTTTGGTTGATTTTGATGTGGTGGATCACCTTAACGTACCGCGTCAAAACTTTTGTGATGCGGATATTGGTTTCAACAAAGCCGAAGTTTTGGCAACTCGATATAGCCTTGCTTATGGGATAAAGCTGGGTGCTTACGCAAATTCCTTCTCTGTGGAAATGGTGAAACGACAATGGCACAAACTCATTATTTTGATTGGTTGTGTTGATAATAGTGCAGCTAGAACAGAACTTGGCAAAGCTTTGGATTCAATAGACTATTATCACGCCAATAGGGAACTTACAAGAGTTTGGTGGATGGATTGTGGTAACTTTGGTCAAGGAGTTCCCGCCGGACAAGTTTTGCTTGGTTCGACTAACGACTTTGAGCCAGAAAGAGCGTTTAATGACCTGAATAATCCCAACTTTTGTGTTAATCTTCCATCTCCCAGCTTTCAACATCCCGACTTGCTTGTTCCACAACCAGAGGAATTATCTCTTCAACAACTTTCCTGCGCGGAAATAGCGGCTATGAATGCTCAGAGTCTCTTTATCAATCAACGAGTTGCTGCGGAAGCTATTGAGATGTTGTCACAGTTGGTACTGACAAAAAGTTTACGTCGATTCGCTACTTATTTCCATTGCGGTAGTGGAAGTAGCCGTTCTCGATATACTTCCCAGGAAACGTTGAGTTCTTTGTAAGTTTGAACGGAGTTTAAAGAAGAAAAAACATACCTTTTATCCAAACATTCGGGGGAGTTGATAGCTGAACAAATTTTTATCAAATATACTATAAAACCAAAAACTGTCCAGCTAACACTTCCAAGTTGTCAAATGATACCAGACTGCATAGCGTCAGATAAAGCAGGCTCGGCTGTAAAAGTATGCTTTAAGGCATCAATTAAGAGCAATAGGCTAAATGTTTATTTCTGCTTTGCTAAACTTCCTAAAAGGATGAGCACTGCTTATCCTTTTAACCTTTTTGCTTTATATTGCCTAGATTGAGGTCGCTACCAAATTCTGAATCAACCAAAGCCTCTTGATTAACCGAATTACCTGGCGTAGCTTCCTGTTCTATATCGCCTAGCGTTGCTTTACCCTGTACTTTAACACCCTTAAGGACTATTTGATTAACCGTTTCATTCGCCCTAAGCTGAGTCATCAGTTCCTTCAACCGAGCGGTAAAAGTTTGATCTTCCTCCATCTGAGTTTCTAGTTCATCCTGTAACTTGGCGGTATTTTTCTCCGTAGGATTTTCTTGCGCTCGTGTCAGCAACCCCTCGGTTCCAGCAGCCTGAAACTTCTGCCGGATAGCACTCAGGAGCTGACCAATTTGGTCGGAGACGCCTTTTCCTAGTGCTTTTCCGCCTTCTTTGAGGGCTTCCGAAAAAATTAAGCTTACAATGGCCGCTGCTGTCAAGGACACTGGTTCCATAAAATTTCACTCTTCAGATAGTGTTAATTTGGTTGTAGCCTACTCCTAGCTAAATAACAATACCGAAACCATGTGATGGCTAGTTATAAGGTTGAGAATGTAGAGTTTGGCTACTTGACTGAGGAGAGCCAAAGGTATGAGCAGTAGTTCTGAGCACAACCAAATCCAGCAGAGCGCCCTCAGCTATGTTCAAGTTTGGGGAAATCTGACAGTTGGCAATATTACCCAAAGTGTAAATCAGAGTAATGTCCCTCTACCAACGGAGATTCCCCAAAACCTCCCTTATAGCGGTACTGTTGAGTTTGCTGGAAGATTTGGCGAACTGGAAACCTTACACCGGAAGTTGCAGGGGAGGGAGCGGGTTGTAATTTATGCGATCGCTGGTATGGGAGGAGTTGGCAAAACAGAACTGGCAATCCAATATGCACTAGCTCACCAGGAAGCTTACCAAGGAGGGATCTGCTGGTTACAAGCACGAGAGCAGGATATAGGCTTTCAAATCGTCAATTTTGCCAAAACTTATCTGAATTTAAATCCTTCTGATGATTTGGATTTACCCAACCAGGTGCGTTGGTGTTGGCAGCGTTGGCGTGAAGGAGATGTCTTAATTATTTTGGATGATGTCAATAACTATACCCAAGTTAAGCCTTACCTGCCACCCTCTGCTTCTCGTTTCAAGCTGCTGCTGACAACGCGAAAGCGGTTATTAAAATCCTCACAAAGGCTGGAATTAGACGTACTCAAACCTAAAGCAGCAATAGCTTTACTTAAATTGTTAATAGGCCGAGAACGACTGCAACAAGAGCCCTGGATTGGGAAAACCCTTTGTAAATGGCTTGGCTATCTGCCCTTGGGGTTGGAATTAGTTGGGCGGTACTTGGAGCGAAAACCTGACTTGTCTTTACAAGAAATGTTGCAACGGTTGCAGGAAAAGCGGCTAGAACAATCGTCATTGCAAAAGCCACAAGAAGACATGACTGCCCAATTGGGGGTAGCTGCTGCCTTTGATCTGAGTTGGCAAGAGTTAAGTCCTGCTGCTCAGGAGATAGGTTGTTTACTAAGTTTATTAGCTTTAGCTCCATTTCCTTGGGAATTAGTAGAACAGTCTGCACTTGAGCATAATTCAGAAAAACTAGAGGAGATCAGAGATGATACTTTATTGAATTTGCATCTGCTGCAACGTATAGGAGCTAAAACTTATCGCTTGCATGAGCTTATCCGACAGTTTTTGCAGAAGAAGTTGTTAGGGTTAGCTCAAGCGGAGCGGTTGAAAAATTCAGTTTGTCAAACAGCAGTGAAGCTAGCTGAGCAATTTCCTGACATTATTACCCAACAGCAAGTTCAGGCTTTATCTATATTCGTCCCTCACATAGCAGAAGTAGCGACATCCCTAACTACTTATTTTGACGACGAGAAATTAAATTTAACTTTCAGTAAGATAGGTAAATTTTACGAAGGACAAGGTTTGTATCAGCAAGCAGAACCCTGGTATAATAAGAGTTTATCAGCCGTGCAAAAACATTTAGGGGAAGAGCATCTCAATATAGCACGTAGTCTCAACAATTTGGCATGGCTCTATTGGCTTCAAAGCCGATATTCAGAGGCAGAACCTCTTTACTTGCAAGCTTTGGTACTGCAACGACGGTTTTTAGGGGAAGAGCATCCTGATATAGCACGCAACATGAATAATCTGGCAATGCTTTACCGAAGCCAAGGACGTTATTCCGAAGCTGAAGTTCTTTACACGCAAGCTTTAGAAATGGGGAAAAAGCTTTGGAAAGATGAAGAACATCCCGATGTCGCATTTTGTTTACACAATCTAGCAGCACTCTACCGGAATATAGGGCGTTTTTATGAAGCTGAAACTCTGCACCTACAAGCTCTAGAATTGCAACGAAGATTACTTGGAGAAGAACATTCTGATGTAGCACGTAGCTTAAATAATTTAGCGCTACTTTACTTTAACCAGGAACGCTACTGGGAAGCAGAACCTTTATATTTACAAGTTCTGGCTATATGGAAACACCTTTTAGGCGAGGAGCATCCTAATGTAGCGCTATGCCTTCATAATATTGCCTTAGTTTATCAGAAGCAAAAAGATTACCATAAAGCGGAAATTACACATTTAAAAGCATTAAAAATACGTCAGACAGTTCTAGGTAATAACCATTATGATGTAGCACTCAGCTTAAATAGTTTAGCATCGCTTTATGAGGAGAAACGTTATTATAGCAAAGCTGAAATTATGTATAAAAAAGCATTAACTATCTGGAAATTAATTTTAGGTAAAAACCATCCTAATGTGGCAATTGTATTGGGCAATTTGGCACAAGTCTATTATTTACAAGGACGTTACTTTGAAGCTGAAAATATGCACCAGAAAGCGTTGCAACTACGGCAGATGTTGGGGATTCGCCCTAAATTCAGTGTATGTGGTCGTCCATCTGTTTAGATCCTCACACAACACACCAACGCCAAAATATTTTTCAAACAAAAATTCTGTTTTAGCCGAACAACTCTGCCACTCTTGATGTTTGGTCTCATCACCCAAACCAAGATAGGGAAAGTGGTGTAAGAAATAACCAAACAGTGTTTGGCAATCTTGAGCATACTTTTGGGTATCCAAAATGTGTTGGTGCCAAACTTCATCGATTTCTTGGGTTGGAACAAGCTGACACTCAGGGTGCTTATAGTTCAAAAATAGAAACATTTTATATCGTGCGATCGCAAGTACAGTCTGTGCGTGATCCCAACCATAACCTTTTTGAGGATGCCTAAGACTAAAAGCAATTTGATCGAGGTTAAGCTCTTCTAGCTTTTTCATAAATGCTTGGTCTTCCACAGAAAAACCTGGTTGTAAAGCTAACATAATTTGACTTTTGCCTAGCTATAACTATTAACTTACTCTTAACTTACTCCTATTGCTAGCTACTCAACCTGTTTAGTAAAATAGTCTTCAATAGGTTTTAGGCTATCAATAATCCAAGATTCACCTTCG
It contains:
- a CDS encoding GIY-YIG nuclease family protein is translated as MNVNFHLNSWYTSIVIANSSGLYCDHLAVCLLLELLGNVTQHKDPYHPIFSSITALADALKAPIDEVKHSLELLHKLGLIQIDYCHEPELFLAGIICIKLNQRRISELSKTNATNNRNGYIYIVRSGSSNLYKIGRTTNFQKRLKTLQTSCATQLTVVKTFFSLDAVSLEKAAHCKFAHFRQKGEWFELNSEQLTQLLSWLEHCQ
- a CDS encoding ThiF family adenylyltransferase: MSDSSYPNALPILLTPHKQIQFFLVGCGGTGGFLAPMLARLIVALEKGGIAASGTLVDFDVVDHLNVPRQNFCDADIGFNKAEVLATRYSLAYGIKLGAYANSFSVEMVKRQWHKLIILIGCVDNSAARTELGKALDSIDYYHANRELTRVWWMDCGNFGQGVPAGQVLLGSTNDFEPERAFNDLNNPNFCVNLPSPSFQHPDLLVPQPEELSLQQLSCAEIAAMNAQSLFINQRVAAEAIEMLSQLVLTKSLRRFATYFHCGSGSSRSRYTSQETLSSL
- a CDS encoding tetratricopeptide repeat protein, producing the protein MSSSSEHNQIQQSALSYVQVWGNLTVGNITQSVNQSNVPLPTEIPQNLPYSGTVEFAGRFGELETLHRKLQGRERVVIYAIAGMGGVGKTELAIQYALAHQEAYQGGICWLQAREQDIGFQIVNFAKTYLNLNPSDDLDLPNQVRWCWQRWREGDVLIILDDVNNYTQVKPYLPPSASRFKLLLTTRKRLLKSSQRLELDVLKPKAAIALLKLLIGRERLQQEPWIGKTLCKWLGYLPLGLELVGRYLERKPDLSLQEMLQRLQEKRLEQSSLQKPQEDMTAQLGVAAAFDLSWQELSPAAQEIGCLLSLLALAPFPWELVEQSALEHNSEKLEEIRDDTLLNLHLLQRIGAKTYRLHELIRQFLQKKLLGLAQAERLKNSVCQTAVKLAEQFPDIITQQQVQALSIFVPHIAEVATSLTTYFDDEKLNLTFSKIGKFYEGQGLYQQAEPWYNKSLSAVQKHLGEEHLNIARSLNNLAWLYWLQSRYSEAEPLYLQALVLQRRFLGEEHPDIARNMNNLAMLYRSQGRYSEAEVLYTQALEMGKKLWKDEEHPDVAFCLHNLAALYRNIGRFYEAETLHLQALELQRRLLGEEHSDVARSLNNLALLYFNQERYWEAEPLYLQVLAIWKHLLGEEHPNVALCLHNIALVYQKQKDYHKAEITHLKALKIRQTVLGNNHYDVALSLNSLASLYEEKRYYSKAEIMYKKALTIWKLILGKNHPNVAIVLGNLAQVYYLQGRYFEAENMHQKALQLRQMLGIRPKFSVCGRPSV
- a CDS encoding glycine-rich domain-containing protein; this translates as MLALQPGFSVEDQAFMKKLEELNLDQIAFSLRHPQKGYGWDHAQTVLAIARYKMFLFLNYKHPECQLVPTQEIDEVWHQHILDTQKYAQDCQTLFGYFLHHFPYLGLGDETKHQEWQSCSAKTEFLFEKYFGVGVLCEDLNRWTTTYTEFRANPQHLP